A window of Ananas comosus cultivar F153 linkage group 4, ASM154086v1, whole genome shotgun sequence contains these coding sequences:
- the LOC109709008 gene encoding telomere repeat-binding protein 2-like isoform X7, producing MLQKRLDYGSCGHHIPAMPHFPKAAKGKRSIRRKFEDNQMCAIELLATVAGKLLTEGENSSSLADITRSSNPTVVKDFVKQEQIDEPTPIKSEFLDQDNCDESTLGPKEADLPPDSGFKKPNVFDKESIINSTRGEFGCLPVSESVEYKEDRSKSPLQSRLKSPKGEIIENCPDVYSLVDQMDLDVKPSALVSSGSIAEAPLYRNHFPSCSSSPKCRDGTKPIVDRDDDENFSGCARPSTITSKVYRPHCIGDRRVRKLLAPKFRHKGELSNTETKPAFRIKKMCYTRQRTQRTLFKRRRLFDHCSISSSGEEIFREGISNSHLKGNPKKEASASHATSHGANRASSSRTDQKPSFESADYHVKLRIKSFRVPELFIEIPETATIGSLKTVMEAVTAILSGGLHVGVLLQGKKVRDDNKTLRQAGLSDDDKLENLGFTLEPNSAQAPQQLTVAEDRHLLDACDVTQPLARIPPPDHGESDNTLRPILTSITNSPESDLDSDHSPTNNMSAPDKITGSSRAIVVVPPMNVEALAVVPLRKPKRSELAQRRIRRPFSVAEVEALVQAVEKLGTGRWRDVKLRAFDDAKHRTYVDLKDKWKTLVHTARISPQQRRGEPVPQELLDRVLSAHAYWTQQQAKLQPKPPVPMAESAHVDFPFLL from the exons ATGTTGCAGAAGAGGTTGGATTATGGATCTTGTGGCCACCATATCCCTGCAATGCCACATTTTCCAAAAGCAGCTAAG GGTAAACGGTCAATTAGAAGGAAATTTGAGGACAATCAGATGTGTGCAATTGAATTGCTCGCCACAGTTGCAGGAAAGTTGTTAACGGAGGGAGAAAATTCCTCCAGCCTGGCTGACATAACTCGATCATCTAATCCTACTGTTGTAAAGGATTTCGTTAAACAGGAGCAAATTGATGAACCAACACCCATCAAATCCGAATTTTTGGATCAGGATAATTGTGATGAGAGTACATTGGGTCCAAAAGAAGCAGACCTACCTCCTGATTCTGGATTTAAAAAGCCCAATGTTTTTGATAAGGAATCAATAATCAATAGTACCAGAGGTGAATTTGGATGTTTACCTGTAAGTGAGTCAGTGGAATATAAAGAAGATCGGTCAAAATCACCTCTCCAATCCAGGCTAAAATCCCCTAAAGGTGAAATAATCGAGAATTGTCCAGATGTGTATAGTTTAGTGGACCAAATGGACTTGGATGTGAAACCTTCTGCATTAGTTAGCTCTGGCAGCATTGCTGAAGCGCCTTTGTACAGAAACCATTTTCCTTCTTGTAGTTCCTCTCCAAAGTGTAGGGATGGAACAAAACCTATTGTAGATAGAGATGATGACGAAAACTTTTCTGGGTGCGCTCGTCCTAGCACCATAACTAGTAAGGTCTATAGGCCACATTGTATAGGGGATCGTAGGGTAAGGAAGCTGTTGGCACCAAAGTTTCGCCACAAAGGAGAGCTTTCTAACACTG AAACAAAGCCTGCCTTCCGAATCAAGAAAATGTGTTATACACGACAGAGGACGCAGAGGACTCTGTTTAAGAGGCGGAGATTGTTTGATCATTGTTCCATCTCGTCGTCTGGTGAAGAGATCTTTCGTGAAGGTATATCTAATTCACATTTGAAGGGAAATCCCAAAAAGGAAGCAAGTGCGTCACATGCAACCTCACATGGAG CAAACAGGGCATCATCCTCCAGGACAGATCAAAAGCCATCATTCGAATCAGCAGACTACCATG TGAAGCTAAGAATCAAGTCTTTCAGAGTACCGGAGCTCTTCATTGAGATTCCTGAAACTGCAACCATTGGTTCATTAAAG ACGGTAATGGAGGCCGTGACTGCTATACTCAGCGGTGGACTGCATGTCGGTGTTCTTCTTCAGGGAAAGAAAGTCAGAGATGATAACAAAACGCTAAGACAAGCTGGCTTATCTGACGATGATAAGCTAGAGAACTTGGGATTTACTTTAGAGCCAAATTCTGCACAAGCTCCACAGCAACTCACGGTAGCTGAAGATAGGCATTTACTGGATGCCTGTGATGTGACACAACCACTAGCTag GATTCCACCTCCAGATCATGGGGAGTCTGATAACACCCTGCGTCCCATACTAACCTCCATTACAAACAGCCCCGAGAGTGATCTCGACTCTGATCACTCTCCTACTAATAATATGTCAGCTCCAGATAAAATAACTGGTAGCTCTCGAGCTATCGTGGTTGTGCCGCCAATGAATGTTGAAGCACTTGCTGTTGTTCCACTGCGGAAACCAAAACGTTCGGAGCTCGCGCAGCGCCGCATTCGGAGGCCTTTCTCTGTTGCTGAAGTGGAAGCGCTTGTCCAGGCAGTCGAAAAGCTTGGGACTGGAAG GTGGCGTGATGTGAAACTCAGGGCTTTCGATGATGCAAAGCACCGAACTTACGTTGACCTAAAg GACAAGTGGAAGACATTGGTGCACACGGCGAGGATCTCCCCTCAACAGAGGAGGGGTGAGCCGGTTCCGCAGGAGCTCCTAGACCGGGTCCTCTCGGCCCACGCCTACTGGACCCAGCAGCAGGCCAAGCTTCAGCCCAAACCACCTGTGCCGATGGCGGAGTCCGCTCATGTTGACTTCCCCTTCTTACTCTAA
- the LOC109709008 gene encoding telomere repeat-binding protein 2-like isoform X3, translating to MLQKRLDYGSCGHHIPAMPHFPKAAKGKRSIRRKFEDNQMCAIELLATVAGKLLTEGENSSSLADITRSSNPTVVKDFVKQEQIDEPTPIKSEFLDQDNCDESTLGPKEADLPPDSGFKKPNVFDKESIINSTRGEFGCLPVSESVEYKEDRSKSPLQSRLKSPKGEIIENCPDVYSLVDQMDLDVKPSALVSSGSIAEAPLYRNHFPSCSSSPKCRDGTKPIVDRDDDENFSGCARPSTITSKVYRPHCIGDRRVRKLLAPKFRHKGELSNTETKPAFRIKKMCYTRQRTQRTLFKRRRLFDHCSISSSGEEIFREGISNSHLKGNPKKEASASHATSHGANRASSSRTDQKPSFESADYHVKLRIKSFRVPELFIEIPETATIGSLKRNLVITLGEYTHFLLSWVLNTTGTSAIVPTDRSCSLQLKTVMEAVTAILSGGLHVGVLLQGKKVRDDNKTLRQAGLSDDDKLENLGFTLEPNSAQAPQQLTVAEDRHLLDACDVTQPLARIPPPDHGESDNTLRPILTSITNSPESDLDSDHSPTNNMSAPDKITGSSRAIVVVPPMNVEALAVVPLRKPKRSELAQRRIRRPFSVAEVEALVQAVEKLGTGRWRDVKLRAFDDAKHRTYVDLKDKWKTLVHTARISPQQRRGEPVPQELLDRVLSAHAYWTQQQAKLQPKPPVPMAESAHVDFPFLL from the exons ATGTTGCAGAAGAGGTTGGATTATGGATCTTGTGGCCACCATATCCCTGCAATGCCACATTTTCCAAAAGCAGCTAAG GGTAAACGGTCAATTAGAAGGAAATTTGAGGACAATCAGATGTGTGCAATTGAATTGCTCGCCACAGTTGCAGGAAAGTTGTTAACGGAGGGAGAAAATTCCTCCAGCCTGGCTGACATAACTCGATCATCTAATCCTACTGTTGTAAAGGATTTCGTTAAACAGGAGCAAATTGATGAACCAACACCCATCAAATCCGAATTTTTGGATCAGGATAATTGTGATGAGAGTACATTGGGTCCAAAAGAAGCAGACCTACCTCCTGATTCTGGATTTAAAAAGCCCAATGTTTTTGATAAGGAATCAATAATCAATAGTACCAGAGGTGAATTTGGATGTTTACCTGTAAGTGAGTCAGTGGAATATAAAGAAGATCGGTCAAAATCACCTCTCCAATCCAGGCTAAAATCCCCTAAAGGTGAAATAATCGAGAATTGTCCAGATGTGTATAGTTTAGTGGACCAAATGGACTTGGATGTGAAACCTTCTGCATTAGTTAGCTCTGGCAGCATTGCTGAAGCGCCTTTGTACAGAAACCATTTTCCTTCTTGTAGTTCCTCTCCAAAGTGTAGGGATGGAACAAAACCTATTGTAGATAGAGATGATGACGAAAACTTTTCTGGGTGCGCTCGTCCTAGCACCATAACTAGTAAGGTCTATAGGCCACATTGTATAGGGGATCGTAGGGTAAGGAAGCTGTTGGCACCAAAGTTTCGCCACAAAGGAGAGCTTTCTAACACTG AAACAAAGCCTGCCTTCCGAATCAAGAAAATGTGTTATACACGACAGAGGACGCAGAGGACTCTGTTTAAGAGGCGGAGATTGTTTGATCATTGTTCCATCTCGTCGTCTGGTGAAGAGATCTTTCGTGAAGGTATATCTAATTCACATTTGAAGGGAAATCCCAAAAAGGAAGCAAGTGCGTCACATGCAACCTCACATGGAG CAAACAGGGCATCATCCTCCAGGACAGATCAAAAGCCATCATTCGAATCAGCAGACTACCATG TGAAGCTAAGAATCAAGTCTTTCAGAGTACCGGAGCTCTTCATTGAGATTCCTGAAACTGCAACCATTGGTTCATTAAAG AGAAATTTAGTTATTACTCTAGGTGAATATACACATTTCTTATTGTCTTGGGTTCTCAATACCACTGGAACGTCAGCCATAGTCCCAACTGACAGGTCATGCAGCTTGCAGTTAAAG ACGGTAATGGAGGCCGTGACTGCTATACTCAGCGGTGGACTGCATGTCGGTGTTCTTCTTCAGGGAAAGAAAGTCAGAGATGATAACAAAACGCTAAGACAAGCTGGCTTATCTGACGATGATAAGCTAGAGAACTTGGGATTTACTTTAGAGCCAAATTCTGCACAAGCTCCACAGCAACTCACGGTAGCTGAAGATAGGCATTTACTGGATGCCTGTGATGTGACACAACCACTAGCTag GATTCCACCTCCAGATCATGGGGAGTCTGATAACACCCTGCGTCCCATACTAACCTCCATTACAAACAGCCCCGAGAGTGATCTCGACTCTGATCACTCTCCTACTAATAATATGTCAGCTCCAGATAAAATAACTGGTAGCTCTCGAGCTATCGTGGTTGTGCCGCCAATGAATGTTGAAGCACTTGCTGTTGTTCCACTGCGGAAACCAAAACGTTCGGAGCTCGCGCAGCGCCGCATTCGGAGGCCTTTCTCTGTTGCTGAAGTGGAAGCGCTTGTCCAGGCAGTCGAAAAGCTTGGGACTGGAAG GTGGCGTGATGTGAAACTCAGGGCTTTCGATGATGCAAAGCACCGAACTTACGTTGACCTAAAg GACAAGTGGAAGACATTGGTGCACACGGCGAGGATCTCCCCTCAACAGAGGAGGGGTGAGCCGGTTCCGCAGGAGCTCCTAGACCGGGTCCTCTCGGCCCACGCCTACTGGACCCAGCAGCAGGCCAAGCTTCAGCCCAAACCACCTGTGCCGATGGCGGAGTCCGCTCATGTTGACTTCCCCTTCTTACTCTAA